A region of the Parasteatoda tepidariorum isolate YZ-2023 chromosome 7, CAS_Ptep_4.0, whole genome shotgun sequence genome:
aaaattaaagtttaccCCTTGATAGTCAATGtatataaaaacttcatatttcAGCATCAATTACATTAATGTCATTATTAAGcagaatacattttataatatttatatcaattaattaattggagaaaaaaaatttcgtatacaaattttaatataagaagCACAAGATATGTATTAAAAgatattacactttttttagtaaaaaaagtttacaattaataaaatgaaaagaaaacaaaattataaggaattataataaaattattctatgtgTTTATAAAATAGCTAAGACATGTTTTAGTCTTAAtggttccaaaaaaaaaaggacaaaacaattctgaaattaaacagaaaaaataaaatttagaaagccCGTCATTCATGTTTATACTTTTGATTGCAGCAAGCGTTatgcaaaaatgtaaaaattaaaatctaaaatcaaCTCTTTCAATAATTGTAtgaattaactaattttaaaaactaacagaaacaataaattattttaggcctttttaaaagatatcacAATTACATCTTAACTTcctttaatttatcttaacatAGGTATTTTTGTGGAAACTGAATtctatataaaagttaaaatatgacagatttctgtttatttaaagtaaaatgaatcctcattaacaattattaactcaaaattattaaaaatttaagaaaacttcaTCCTCATTCATTTGGCTAtattcaaacagaaaaaatttacttactattaagattttatttttaaaaaaagtttggttttAACTGTGGTTAAACCAACTATGATAAACCATGTGATGAacattgggaaaaaattttaagcaacataggagaataaattattctttaattagtaattattttttaataaaaaaaatcttaaaattttttttaaaaatacaacggAAACTTAATTGCCAACCCCATAGACTAATTGACTACGCCATATTTCAGAATTGCCAGTCAGGTAGCCGAGCGGTTAGCAAGACTGACTAGGAATCCAATGActgcaggttcgaatcccacacAGGGCAGGGATATTTTTCCCTGTGTGTTGTAATCTGTTGTGTAATTGTGGCACACCCTATGAACGAGCATCTGTGTCAGTGTGACATGAGTAATGCTGATTGCCTCcatgacttaggttcacaggtgcccactgggtaacgttaaataaACAACACTTCCAAGGTGAAGAACAATAAGTTCAGTgcctgtaattaaaaaaaaaaattcacttctcTGAAACctgtgaatttttattctatagcAGTGTGCGTAGAAAgatttttcaactgaaaataagcactttttaagcactcaaaaaatatttttaatcactttccaaaaaaaagattcataattaggatctgtgcagtaataaaaattattttttttctatcctttaaagttcttaatttataaacctaaaatcaataaaattcagaaacattttaaaaaactttacataatcatgataaaataactagtttctgataaatattgctgagaaaattaggaaaatcttgcatttttttgtaatttagaactaTAATCAATactgcaaagaaaaaatctctttttaaaagattgaaaattaagaattttttcaaacccCGAATAAAAAGTGCACCTTCAAGGGCTTTTAGTTAATGTAATGTATGAGGAGTTTCAACTTCATTCTTAAAAGGCAGAaggttatttttcataaataagtgGTAGCTTTTAATTACAGTTATAGAATTACACAATGTTGCAGATTAAGCTTTTCAAGtgatcagaaataaaatatttattatattatcagaaatataatatttattaatattatactttataaggacaatttatattttaaatcatcttttaaaaaaatccataaaaaatttaggtGCATTTTGCACACATTGCATTAACACAGCACAAGATTTGactcattgtttaaaaattttgatccaTATTTTCAAGAGATAtggaataaaacaattaatgcaTGATACCGtgtatgataatttttagaaactttgggACAAGAACCACTTGACTTTGAAGAATcttaagaattataatattattcaaagatgtatacttcaatttttatggagagttttaaagaaaatgtttcacgaaaatataaagaaccattgaagtttcaaaaataaatttttcactcaACATaggatttataatttaaaaaatcacacatTTTTCGATTGATatttccttttccttttttatttacaatcaaAATACCAAAGCTTATCTTTATTGTAGTTTTTGACGcaacgaaaaataaaacattactttctataataaattaacatgtaTTTCCTCTAACTACCTGGAATATATTAGTAATTATTCTCACATTAAATTTGGAAGACAAAATCATTATACAGGGTTACCACTtaaatctggagaaaaaaattccttctgtTTTCCCTGTACTTATTAAACACAATATATTAACACAATTACAGTGCTCCTGCAGCAGCTATAATTATCAGCATTGGgctaactataattatttaaattgaggGAAAAACTTAGAGGAAAAAAGGAACAGcagaacatacttaaataatgctatattaaattaaatagtttagtatagttgGAATATCACCCTTAAATATCCCACATttagtggtcaccattttttaaaagactaaaataagaaacaaaatttccagtattttcccagtttgtaaagaaaaaaaatcatatttgcctgcattttcccttttattttaggtgatttgtaaatttcctgtattttccaggttttccctatTCTCCTTGTGtagtggcaaccctgttataATGCAAAAAGATTTGTTCTAAATTATGAAGTTGctggtataatttttaaaaaaaaatgcttttcactAGCTAtgatttgcaattaaatttccGAATCAAGTATATTAATGATCTATTACAAACTGTTTTAAAAGAAGGCAAAATGAAACTATCACAACTAACGTTAAAAACATCTAAcgcattgatattttaatgcatagttaaatatataaagtttaatgTGAGTAAGACATAGCTTCTAATACTAACACAGTATTTCACGCAAAAGAGTACCGCAGCTTTAAACACATATAGGACTCATCATTTAAAAGCACTTGTGAAAAGCAACAACAAGCACACAAGCTCACGTATTATTCAATTTCTATCAAATGCAATAAGGTTATTAATAGTTCACTTATCACAAGTTATCCAATAGCTCACAAGATatgtaaactcaaatttaaaataataagtaataaaattttattttaaaaactaaatatttttccttttaatggtcttttttaaaaaaaaaaattttaaactttcatgtatttatatgaaatatttaattcaaaaataaatttcaatataagttAGTGttctagttttgaaatttatatttattaaaactcaaatttaagataagtaattaaattttattttatacaaactaaatattttcccattttaagagtattttattaaaaaaaaattttaaactttcatgtacttatatgaaatatttcattcaaaaataaactttaattgctGACCCAACTGTGTAAGAACCAGGAAACTggtcttgcatcagaaaggttctgggttcaaatcccaggcaaggcatggatgctctttcattctctgtactaccagtccttactgtgggagcaatgttggcccacctaatatggtgcccccaAAAAAGTGACCAACAATGTCTGAATTGACAAAATGTTgggcattggaaataaaaaaaggtgggcattggaaataaaaactttaatataagTAAGTGTAATAGTTTTGACAgtggcatttatttaaaaaaaaaaaaaaaaaaagaattattttttttaaacttcaaactaaattgaaatgctttttttaattttgatttttaattaaaatcaaacttttgaaaatttttatgtaattatgcaGAATAGTTCTTTACAGAACAGATAatactttagaaatattattctagatttaataattacttaaaaagctATATGAGgttaataagaactattattgttaaagaaacaataaaaaatatttaaaataaaaatttaaattttaaacaaatttgattgCTTTTACAGAACATACAGAATAGAAACtcaaaaataatcaacaaaatataagttaataaggaaaacaatacatttttcatgataaaatttttttgaaattgcctTTTGTAATGTAAAAAGTACCTTAGTCAATGTAATCTCAACATTCTCAAAAACATATTGCATTACTTTTCTGAGAATAGTACAATAGTAGTAATAATACTTAATAGTACTAGTAATAAATCACATCCATCCAGAAAAGTTCAtgcttaaaaatctaataaaataacaaatggaaagatttaaaaatcacacttaaataaaacataacaaaatcataaaaattttcaaactcaaCATTAAGTATAGAATCTGCAAGcttaatttctgataattaaTGTGTTAAAACTTATTCGCTAGCTAAACTTATTCCAACTTAAACTTATTCGTTAGtgagttaaaatttattcgttACTACTAAGCAGCAGAATAATTAACTCTCTATTGACTTTCTAACACGGccagaaaaatttgtttgacaCCAACTAGCTAAAAGCTAGGTTCAGTAAGCAAAGGTTTAAAAAAGAAGGCTTTTAaccttatgaaaattattaaggcaaatatttataattacatgaacaaaaatattactcagatattataacaattatttaaattacaacctTTGACAAGCTTTATATAACACACATTCAAACATCTTCAAGCCAATTATTATTTGAACTAGtacagtaaattattaaaaaatcaaactttcttATTATAGTAAAAGGCAAAATATGGCTATTATTATGGTCTGgttaaatatggcaaaatatggttattaaatagaaaaccaaacaatcaaaatttacagcaattactttgatcaaaaatgaaaagaaataaaacctaaaactgttttttaaaaaaacactttagaaGAGAAACAGTGattatagtgatttttttagaattcagtAGAAATTCTAATAAGTCAGAGAGTTAAATATGATAACTGTCAAAATtggttcaattttaatataaataaaagcttgtGAGTATTAATTctagaaaacatattttgtagGACAATATgcagtaaaataaagaaaacgtaaaagaataaagtaatgaatgcttatgtaaataatagtaaaactaattaattatactaCCAATTAAAtgcagaattgtttttaaaaaataaaaagtttaagtgTTCATACCATATAAAATTGTACTcacaaaaacattaataaagtgtaaaaggaatatttctaaatataagaagaaaaaagctgGTCAACACATAAGACAgttgtacttaaaatttatctgaaaaataagttcataaagtaattaaattattcattcttaTATAAAAGTGTAtagatttgaataaataaataaataaacatataaattcacaaaatgtttgaaaagtttACACAAGGAACATGTTATAAggtattttaaagaacataaaacagttgtacttaaaatttatctgaaaaataagttcataaggtaattatataaaattattcattcctatgaaataacatatatttgaataaatgaacaTATAAATTcgctaaaaatttgaaaaagcttatTGAAGGAACAtgttataagatattttaaagaacttgTTCAGGTTCAACATGTGCTTAACAGTGAAACTTTGGAgcgttttgaaaataaaatctaacatATCCTTCCAATAAGCTCCTAAGTTATAATTGGTccctcaatttaaaaatagggTAGTTATTTCTGCaagcgaaatttaaaaatttccttttctggAACAGGCGCAGTAAGATACAATAATTTAGTTACACCCCAAATTGAATCAGTGAGTATAGTAAATGGCACTACATCAGATCTTGAGCCACCTTTACTTGGAACCAATCCAGTTTTCGGAAACTGGATGTGGCACTGACTAGGTTTCAGAGACCTACTATTACTACGAAGGCTAAGCCTGTACACAGTTTGAGGTAGAAGCAGCACAGGCTTTTTCAACAGAACTTCTGTCTCGAACATAGGTTTGGAGCTTGCACCAGGTAAACTTGTAGTAATTTCTGTTACTTCTGCCAAATTCAGTTCAAACACGGTGGTATTAGAACTGCCAGATTCACTGATGAGCACAACATAGTTGTTTGAAGTAAGGAAAGATGTGACTGTTACTAAATGCACACTGATCAGAAATAGGGAATGATCGGCGAGGAATCGAAAGCACGTGAAATTGCTGACATTGTCTGCGAGGCAGTCTAAGTCTATAAGTTGCAAGCTCACACGTTTGGCGTATTCCAGAAGATGTTGAGTGACACAGAAGCTTTGCCTGGAGTGATAGCTGTTTATTTCGGCATGCAAGAATTGTGGCAGTGAATGCATTTCGTCACTATTAATACTGCGGGTGCAAAGGTATTTGCGAAAGGGTACCATGATCTCGACGATGCTTTCTTCGATCAGTGGTTTGTTTTGACGACAACACTCCATCACGGCCCAGCGAAGTAATGCATTAACTACACACATCTCCCCATCAACATTCAAACTGTAGCTGGACACAACAGCCATCACAGACTCTTTATTCAAATACTCGAAACCTTGACTTCTTAAAACAATACAACCCGTTCCGAGGATGATTTCTAGGCAAATGTTGCCtgcaaaagaatttaattaaatttattacacgaaaaaactaataaactatgcatgtcaaaaaatatacaaaagcactttttgtattaatatttttggtgcTCATTgtgcttttaatattaaaaaacacagTGGCCATTTTTTGATGAAGGAAGTCATGAAGGTCAACATAGCACCAGTCAACTTTACTTCTAAGACAAATAGGTACATATCAATATAAAGCCAAGTAGAGCTTTAAATCACCACCCCAGATAGATCCTTGGTTCTTCCCAATAATAACTGAATGCCTTTGTTACAGTATACCTCCTTAACTACCTTACAATAACAACGCATTAGTAAATCAGTATTTACAATAGTTATCAAAATAGATAATACTTAAATATCTCCTTGGTAAATGTGCCAGTGCAACTCATTCTTATAACAGTATTTATAACATGATTCAAAAAGgattattcttaaatatgttCTTAAATACTGTGTGATAGCAGCTCATTAGTGtaacatttacaatatttattaaggtAGATTATTCCTAAATATCTCCTTAACTACTGTACCATTGTGACTCATTTGTGTATCAGAATTTACTTTATGTAtcaaaactgaatattattaaatatgtctttagagaaatgatttataaatatggttttactGCAAATTGCAAGtaactaaatatttgaataacaaGGGTTTGCACTGAAAATCGTTCTGTGAATGTTGTTTTTGGCTAAAAAGTGCCATAatcagtataatttttataattacaaattgcTGACctgataaattttgaagttaagctttctaaatttatactggttataaagcaataaatcatTCTTATGAAACAAAGTTGACAACAGTGATTCTGCTTATGCACTCTAACACGTCCAACTTGCCAAAAATTATAGAGGGgacatgaaatataaaatattacaggTTTCAGAAGACTCTTAATTCTCCAgtgcaatacaaaaaaaatagcatccagacaaaataataaccaaattttcaaaatatatcgataaaaaaattattactagcTGGAACAGAAAATGAGAATAATTTTGAGCATCATATTAGTTTGTTGCTTTGCCTTGATGTAAGTGTTTGATCAATcctaagtaaaaattttgattgttgaAATACCGcacttttcttgtttttaaattcttttcttttgttttgttttaaataaattcaaatgttcatttCAATAgatggataaaaagaattcctttcttttttttcataggtacccattttaaattaaaaggaatcCAGATTGGAAATCCCCTACCCAGATTCCCAAACTCTAGCGGAATCACTGTGACAACATAcagtgcataaaaaaaattacagatcaccccgaataacttttgatctaatgattggatcttcatgtTTTAGGATTCCTATTTAACTTGAGCAGATGATATTTTCAGTCACGAAAATGTACTTTCCCTGAATAATcttttcacacattttttttgacggttttggatttctgactcctaaaatatagggggtagaaGCAATTTGGGAAAAAGTTTCAATTcacgtaaaaaaaatcttgatatatagcaaaatacgcaaaaactaaaattaacattatgaaaTCCATACTTCAGAccagagttggccaaaaatgtaatagattacattttttgattacagtaatcaattacttgtaatcatgattacaattttcaaaaattttgattacagctgtaatcatgattacaattttgattacagtaatcaattacttgtaatcatgattccaagtaattgcaattacaagtaatcacaacaaaaacgattacaagtaattatgattacaagtaatcaaaatatatgattacatgtaatttgattacatgtaatcaaattacatgtaatcaccatgtaatttgattacatgtaattatgattacatgtaatctaaATACACGATTACAAGACTAttgtattcttataaatgattatattttacagtagataGTAGAATGTATTtgataatgatacattttgcacGTATTATCATGCACTGCATTTTGTACGTATTTGTATACGTACAAATGAATGTAActaaaatgtatgtacatatgatTTTATCTAGTGCATATGTTCAGACATTTTAGTTTCACACACATGTACATACACTTATATTgtaggtataaaatatatgtacgtatgtatatagataataattacgtatgtatgtgcaaacaatgtagacatgtacatttatacacaatgaatatatgcattttatgcaaatatttgtgtatgtaaaatgtatatctaTGTTCATGTACGCATGTATATACAAGTACTTGTGTTTGTACGaacatacatacattgtctGTACAATGTATGTCCCATGCATGtatgtgcaatttatttatgaacagtacaatatatgtatgcatgtacaatataggtatatctgtaggatgtacaatatatgtatgtatacatgtaCATGATATGCATGTCCAGTGTATTTATGTACATGTACATAATATGTTCATGCTCAATGTAAGTAtccaaatatgcataatacattTGTGAACTATTGTACGTACATTGGgcgtatttatatttcacatatattCATACATGCATTCGACATGCATAACGTACGTACATACACACATTTGAGATGCATATATTGTacagatgtatatacatatagcgtacagatgtatatacatatagcgtacagatgtatattcatataatgtacatatgatgaaatgaacatataatgttcatataatgtacatatgtgTGTACATATACAGTACGtatgtgcataaatatattgGGCATAATTCTTTCgtacaaattttacatgtgtACATGCATGCTATCCCTATCTATGCATATGGTGCAATGTATATATGTACAATGAATGTATCCACACATGTACAATACACGTATGTTCCATGTATGCATATCCATATGTACTATATATGCACGTACAATACatgaatgtatgtacatacattgtacaTGCGTACATACATTACACGTATACATATGTACATtacatttatgtctaaatatgtgtacaatgcaataaataaaatgcatgtaagttaacttttaatgactcaagcaagttaaatgacaaaatcaaacgatatttaaatttagttttcagctttaattgttctatatcattttgaaattctctgaataaaaaattattttcaggtattttcatgaaatgtttgacaatacagatttattttttttataacataatgcatgattcatagaaattttttaaatggtaagaaaaacggtaaattttatgtgtggaattaatatttagaaattccaaataaaattatcgtttgctttctaaaaaatatgaggtCGAGTTTCATATaccttagaataattttaaaacaaattttaataactttactcatataaatttttttaatgtatgcacaatgtatgtgtatattgtaattacatatatttaaatgtacgcaCGTATTTGTACATTACTTGTAATTATGTACATGTATACGTTGTATGCACATGCATACATTGtgcatataactatttttttgtacatccaTGCATTACATGCGCATAAGTATTAACAAAGTATGTAGTTATACAAGTACATACGTAAGTTGTACATAAGTACATACTTTGCGTGCACATATATCGATgtacatataaatatgcatgtatacatgtacgcattttatttacgcaactatgtgcatatattgtacctttaaataacatttttacatattgtacgcaaatacgtacaattttatatacaaacgtacattgtatatacgtgctattatcgtaaatttatacaatatatgcacttaagtacataaaagcatgcaaacgcataaacattattttcatatacgttcatacatacattgtctatgtatacaaagatacaaaacattgcctttttgtacaaactaacatacatgcgtacatgtatcataaatgcataattatatgtaCTAAGCATATGCGCATTGcattaagtatattacaatataattatgaatattgtacGTACAAACAACGTTTGTGCATACATTGTATGTATAGGAATCGCAAATTGTACGTTCATGCGTGCGTACattctatgtacataaaaatatgtaaacacatgaatacttacataaaaaatttgactatagtATACAATCGTAATAACTTGTAATCGTATagtttgattacaagtaatcacaattacatgtaatcaaattacatgtaatcatgattacatgtaatcatatattttgattacttgtaatcataattacttgtaatcgtttttgttgtgattacttgtaatcgca
Encoded here:
- the LOC107445827 gene encoding uncharacterized protein, with the protein product MNSSFKPSPVHGAGATLFMNEHCSDITIIITEDCTVWRFPAHSTVLAAQSIVFHRMLDSDFIEKKTQEIVVQDMTPSTLKKLLRYMYLGDAILEDWKEAIELLKAAHKYQMESLVQKCAQYLQDHIDLSNVCYIYSKAVTYTLSPLGNICLEIILGTGCIVLRSQGFEYLNKESVMAVVSSYSLNVDGEMCVVNALLRWAVMECCRQNKPLIEESIVEIMVPFRKYLCTRSINSDEMHSLPQFLHAEINSYHSRQSFCVTQHLLEYAKRVSLQLIDLDCLADNVSNFTCFRFLADHSLFLISVHLVTVTSFLTSNNYVVLISESGSSNTTVFELNLAEVTEITTSLPGASSKPMFETEVLLKKPVLLLPQTVYRLSLRSNSRSLKPSQCHIQFPKTGLVPSKGGSRSDVVPFTILTDSIWGVTKLLYLTAPVPEKEIFKFRLQK